Within the Stenotrophomonas sp. 610A2 genome, the region GTGGTGCGTTCAACCATCATGCAGCTGGTGACGCCGGATGAAATGCGCGGCAGGGTGTCGTCGATCAACGGCATCTTCATCAGCTCGTCCAACGAACTGGGCGCGTTCTACGGCGGCAGCATGGCGCGCCTGCTGACCCTGGTGCCTGCGGTAGTCATCGGCGGTTGCGCGGTGCTTGGCGTGGCCGCCATCACCGCATGGAAAGCGCCGCAGCTGCGCAAGCTCGACAACCTGCAGGACCTGTAACCCAATACAGGCCGGGGCAAGCAGCAAGCTTGCCCCGGCTGCTGGATCTCAAGCGAATGCACCCATCAAGGCGCGTACTCGCTTTCCTGCTGCTTCTGGAATGCCTGCTGCGCGCGTATATCACGCGAAGACGCACCCACACGCAGGCTGTAGGTGCCCGCATCGGCCACCCAGCGGCCCCGGCTTGCATCGAACGAAGCCAGGTCTTTGCCGTCGATCTCGAACTGCAGCACCTGCGATTGCCCGGGTTGCAGCTCAGCGGTCTTGGCGAACGCACGTAGCTCCTGCGCAGGCTTTTCCAACGCGCCCTGTGGTGCACTCACGTAGACCTGTGCCGCCTCGCGCCCGGCAACCTTGCCGGTATTGGTGACCTTGACGCTGGCACGCACCAGACCCGGCTGGCTGGCGTCGACCTGCAGATCGCTGTAACCGAACGTGGTGTATGACAGGCCAAAGCCAAACGGATAGGCGACCTCGACCTTGTGCGTATCGAAGTGGCGATAGCCCACCCAGATGCCGTCGCTGTATTCCACCTCGGCTGCGCGTGCGATCTGGCCGAACAGGGACTTGTCGTTCGGATCAGGGCCCAGCAGCTCCTTGCCGGGAAATCCTTTGCTTGCCGGGTAGTCGCTCAACTGCAGGGCAAACGTGTCAACCAACTTCCCGGAGGGATTGACCGCCCCGGAGAGTACATCCGCTATTGCATTGCCCGCCTCCTGCCCGGGCTGCCATGCCAGCAGGATCGCGTCAGCAAAACGGTTCCAGCTGGCGGTCTCGATCACACCGCCAACGTTGAGCACCACCACAAGTTTCTTGCCCTGCGCGTGGAAAGCACTGGCGGTACGTTCAAGCAATGCATGCTCGGCCGGCGTCAAGCGAAAATCACCTTCGTCCTTGCGATCAACGAACTCACCTGAGCCGCGGCCGATGGTCACCACCGCGACATCTTGCTGTTGCGCCAGCCGCCGCAACGCCTCGTCGCTTACAAGCCGTTCGGCAATCCGTGGCGGGCTCAGGTACCACTCCGTCTTCGGCAGTTTGGCAACCTCTTCACCGATATAACGACTGTAGTCCTGATCCAGCCCACTCGCGTTGCTGAAGCCGACGTTCTGCAGGCCGCGCTGCAAGCTGACGGAATAGGCCTCGTTGACATCGCCACTTCCCGTTCCGCCGATGATCACCTCGTAGCTGGCATGGCCAAGCAGGGCCACCTTGGCTGCAGCAGGCAATGGAAGTGTCGTGTCGGCGTTCTTCAGCAACACCATGCCCTGTGTTGCAGCGCTACGCGAAATCTGCGCCCCAGCCTGTAGATCCGGCTGGTCCGAATGCGGCAATTGCCTGAATGCCCGGCTACGCAGGATCAGCTCCAGTATCCGGGTGACGTTGCGATCCAATACCGATTCACTCAACGTACTGTCAGCTACCGCCGCGAGGATGCTCCTGCGCTGTTTGCCGGTCCCTGGCATCAACAACTCATTGCCTGCACGCATCTGTGCAATCGCATCCTCGCCGCCGAACCAATCCGTCATCACCACGCCCTGGTATCCCCATTGCGCGCGCAGCACATCAGTCAGCAGCCACTGGCTCTCCGAGGTGTAACTGCCATTGAGCTTGTTGTAGCTGGACATCACCGTCCATGGCTGGCCTTTGCGCGCGGATATCTCGAAGCCTTTCAGGTAGATCTCGCGCAAGGCCCTTTCATCCACCTTTGCATTGATGGTGTTGCGATTCCACTCGTGGTTGTTGACCGCAAAGTGCTTCAACGATGCTCCAACCCCGCGCCCCTGCAGCCCTTGCACCAGGGCAGCAGCGGTCTCACCGCTGACAACCGGATCCTCGGAGTAGTACTCGAAATTGCGCCCACCCAGTGGATAGCGATGAATGTTCTGCGCGGGCGTCAGCATCACGTCGATACCGTAGGCGGCTGCTTCATCGCCAATTGCGGCACCTACCTGGCGAACCAGTGCCGGATCCCAGGCGCTGGCCAGTGCGCTACCGATCGGGAATGCGGTGGCATGGAATGTCTTGCCGGGTACATCCTTGCGGGTCGGGTCGATGCGCACGCCTGCCGGGCCATCAGCCAGCACCAATGACGGAATGCCAAGCCGTGGCACCGCCACGGTCGCGCCTGCCGCGCCGGCCACCTTGTCATCGATGCCACCAACCACCGGCGCCTGCATGTCCTCGGGCAACCCGGGGAAATTCATTCCCTGGCCTGTCACAAGTTCGACCTTCTCCTGCAGGCTCAATGCAGCAACCACCTGCTCAAGCGGTGCCGTGCCCAACTGCGGGAGCTCCTCGGCCTGGGCCAGGTTGAACAGCACAACATTCATCGCGATACCGAGCGTCAACATCGTGCGCCCGGACAGTTCCTGCCTCATTGCCATTTCATGTACTCCGGTATGCGCCCCGCGTGTCGGCGGCAGGACGCTGTGGTTCTGGAAGGGATGCATCCGCATACAGGCGACGCAGGCTCGTCAATTCAAGGAAGTCGCTGTCAGCAGCTGGTCAACACACCCGCGCCACAAGTTGCGTTTGCATTGTTGCGATGCGCTCACGGGAGCAACGGACGCGGCCAGCGCCAGATCAGAACGAGAAAGTCAGCTGACTCTGCAGATTCACCGCGTCGGGATGCTGCGTGGTGACCACCGGGTTGCGCGTGTAGCTCAAGGTATTGACCCAGTAGATTCCGCGGAACGCGCGCAGGGCGTACGAGACCGAGCCGGTGGAGCTGAAATGCACTGGATCCATGCCAAGGGAACCGAGATAGCGATGTGCGTCATCACCAACCTCGGTGCGGGTATAGCCGAAGGACACCATGTCCCCTGGCCGCTTGGCGAACGGCGCCAGGCTGTACAAGGTCACTGCATAGTCAGAGCTGAAAACATTGTGTTCGGCCGGAGCATGGTCGGCTTTCAGATTGAAGTACCAGCCGCGATAGGGCGTGGATGCATCGGGTTGGCTTAACTGATGATCGGCCACGATGTAGAACGCGCGATTGGTTCCCTTGCGATCCGGGTTGCGATAGTCGATGTAGAGCGTGCGGTTGTAGACCGTGCCCTGTCGTATCCAGGTCATGCGACGACCCGCACTGGACGCAACCCGATAGCCGATCTCGTTGACGTAGATCGGTTTTGCGTCCTCCACGCTCCACTTCAGCCCGGTAGGGTTTGCCTCGCTGTCAGCCAGAAAGCCATCAGGGCTTTGCGAACGCGCCACGCCAAAGTGGTCGTAGAACCGGCCACTCTTCGAGTACAGGCGGATATCCATGCCAGGCACTGGCTTGAAGGCTGCCATGCCGGCGAGATTGGGAATGATGCTGGATGGGCCGAGCGCGGAGGATGCCGTGCTCGCGCCCAGGAACAAGCCAACGAATTGACCAAGCATTCCGTAGTAACCGTACTGGATGCGCACACGCCCATCAGCGAATTCCTGCTCGACCGACAACTGCGTCACCGCCGCATCGTCGTTCAACCCTGCATCACGGTAGACCGTGCGCCAGCTGTTTGCTTCAAAGGTGAGCTGTGATTTCTTTCCCCACCAACCCAAACGCGACAAATCGTAGGTGGTGATGGTTGCCAGCGTGCCACTGAAACTCGGTCGCTGGCCGTTGTACACCTGCGGGCGGGCTTCCTGTCCACGCAGGTCATAGGTTTCCGATGCGCTGTAGAAGCCCATGAACATCCAACCCTTGTCGTACAGCTTCGGCCTAAGGCCCAACAGCTCAGGCGACAGCGTCTCGCAGGTGGTGATGATCGGCGATTCAGAGCCACGGCTCACAAATGCGTCGTAGTCGCGACAGCCTGGCACCGCAGATCCCGCCGACGCCTGCGCATCAGCCAGACTCGCGGCAGATTCAGCGGCGGGCTTCGCATAAGCCACGGACGCCGCAAGTACCAGGACTATCGCCAGCACCAACCTGCTGCTGATGATGTCCCTCCCGTTACATCCACGCGTGCTCATTACTTTTCTCTCCCGATTTGATGAAGAGCGGCCTGCACAACAACGTCGACCGCCCACGCTGAGGCAACAGCTCGGCATGCACTGAGCAGGCGAACTCGCCCGACCCAGGCACTCGACGTCGGCCTCTCGGCACGTTCTTCATCAGGTGGGGCGGCCGTTGCACGACCGCCGCAATCACTGCGACGGCGCGTTGCAGCTGCGTGCGATCCCCCTCCGGGATGTTGTTACGGCGATTCGACTCTTTGCCGTTCCGCCGACGCCGCCGCAGTAAACCTAGCAGCCAGTAGGTTTGTCAAAAACTGTGACATGGGCACAGTTTCAACGCAGATGGCGCGCGCAGGCGACACGGATACACTGCGCACCTACCGCGAAACTGGAGTGTGTTTTGCCAACCTCTACGCAGGCTTCGCCCGCGCCCAAAGCACGCCGTCGCTCACCCAAAGGTGACAAACGACGACAGCAGATTCTCGATGCGGCAATGCATGTGTTTGCACGTGATGGCTACAGCAATGCCTCCATCGCCGAAGTCGCGACCCACGTTGGCCTTACCCTGCCCGGCCTGCTGCATCACTTCCCGAGCAAGACCGACATGCTGCTTGCGGTACTGGAAGTGCGCGATCAACGCAGCCCGCGCCTGCCGCACTTGCCGCAGCACTACACGCTCGAGGATGCAGCCGCAGGCCCACCGATCCCCTGGCACCAGGTGGTGGAACAACTGCGTCTGATCAATCGCGCCAACGCCGACATCCCCGGCGTAATCAAGGCTTTTTCACTACTGAATGCCGAGAGCCTCAGCGAGGATCATCCTGCACAGGCGTGGTTCCACCAGCGCTCGGAATGGATGCTGCAGTACATCGCACGCAGCCTGCGCCAAGGTCAGGAGATCGGAGAGATCAATCCCGCAATCGACCCGGAGCAGATCGCCGCCGAACTGATCGCGATGATGGATGGCCTGCAGCTGCTATGGTTGCGCCATCCCGGAAAAATCGAGTTGGGCAGGCACTTCGAGGCCTATCTTCAACGACTTGGAGAGGCGCTGGCACCGCGCTGATACGACAGCTGCCAGCTCCTCCGCTCATGATGAAGGCGAGCGTTGCTTGAGCACGGCATGGGAACTGGCATCCAGCGCTTCGATTCCGGCAGCGAGTGAACTGAAATCCCCTTCACCCAGGAGTCTCTCAAGATGCCCGCAGTCATCAGCGATTTCCCTCGCATGAATCATTGCGAATGCGCCACGGATCGAATGCAGCTCCGCACCTGTTCGCGCACGGCCGACATCGGTCATGGCCGCGTCCGCATCAAGAACCGCCAATTCGTCGTGCAACTTGCGCAGTGAATCGTCCAACGAACCGAGCAGTGCCTGATGCACTTCCACAGGCAGGGGACCTTCCATCAAGCCTCCCTCCTTGCGGTGCGCTGATGATGACTGTCCGACACCCAGGCGTCGCCGAACCATCTTGTCCAGCGCGTCCAGCAGAATAGGCTTGGTCGCCACTTCATCGATTCCGATGTCCTTGCAGCGCTGGCGATCGCGCTCGGACACATGCGCGGTGATGGCAATTATCGGGATTCCAACACCCTGTTCCCGCAGCTTGCGCGCCAATGTATAGCCATCCATGCCTGGTATGTTGAGGTCCGTCATCACCAGGTCGTACTCATTTTCAGCGAGCAGCACGAGCGCCTCGTGACCATCTTCGGCCTGATCCGACCCATGGCCCAAGGTCTGCAATTGGAGACGTATCAGCTGCCGGTTGGCTGGATGGTCATCAACGACCAACATCCGCAGGCCCGAGGATGCCATGGCCTCGGAGGGCTTGGCTTCGGCACTAGCGTCGAGCTGCACAGGAGCGTCTTCACTCACCGGCAGAGGCAAGGTAACCAGGAAAGTGCTGCCGGCGCCGGCCTCGCTGTGCACGCTGATCGTCCCGCTCATCAGGTCGGCCAGACGACGGCATAGTGCCAAACCAAGGCCGCTGCCACCATAACGACGGGTGATGGTTGAATCCGCCTGACTGAAGGTCTGGAACAGCAACTTCTGCTGCTCCGGAGTCATGCCTATGCCCGTATCACTTACACCGATGACAACTTCAGGATCAGCCAGGTGCTCATCCCGCAGATAGACTTCCAGCAACACGTCACCTTGTTCCGTGAACTTGATGGCATTGCCGAGCAGGTTATAGATGATCTGCCGGATGCGCGTAGGGTCACCGATGTACGCCGCCGCAAGTGAATCATCAATGCTCAGGTCCAGCTGCAGTCCCTTTGCGCGCGCAGACGGCACGAAGAACTCAACCGCCTGCTGGGCAAGCGCCTTCAAGTCGAAGCTGATCGCCTCGATGCTCATCTGGCCGGACTCGACCTTCGAGAAGTCCAGGATGTCATTGATCACGCCAAGCAAGGTCGACGATGAGGACGCCACGGTTCGCAGCTGCTGCAGCTGATCTTCCGAAAGAGGCGTGCGCTCAAGCAACTCGAGATTCCCAAGAATGGTATTGAGCGGCGTCCGTATCTCATGGCTCATCGTGGCCAGAAATGCCGACTTCGCATGATTGGCATCCTCGGCCAGTTTGCGGGCTTGCTCCAACTCGTGCTGGGTCTTCTTGCGCAGGGTGATGTCCTTAAAGTTGCACAAAAGGACATCCATCCCCAGATACTTCGTACGCACGCTGCTGACCAGTAAATCGCAGCTGGAACCATCCTCCAAGGCGAGTTCGAACTCACGTTCGCCATGGGCTCCACCCGTGTCGCTGCTGAAAAGAGCGAGAAAGCGTGCATGCAAGGGCAGATCGCCCCGTCGCGCCGCTTCGGCATAATCCAGCATCGTGGCGTTCTGCAACATGACCTGGCCACTGGCGACGGAAAGCAACGCCAAACCAAAGGGCGCGGTGGTAACGATCGTTCGATTGAGATCTTCACTCTCGATGATCCGCTGCGAGCGCGCGAAGCCCGGCTTGAATACCTTCCGGTCAATGAGCAACAGCACCGTCCATACGAAGCCGATCATCAACAGCACCGCACCGATGTAGCTGACCAGGCGAGGCCACAATGCAGCCATGACAGTGCGCCAGGAGAAGGCGTGCAACAACCTCCAACCCGAATTGGATATCTCATCACTTACGATGAAGTAACCGTCGCGATAGCTCAGCCTCCGCAACTCGTCCCGCGGCACGTCGCTGGCAACACGCAGCACGTCGGCGGTAGTGCCCTTTCTTGCCGAACCAAGCAGAAGCCCGCCTGTCGGGCCAACAATGAGGGATGCCTCGTTCGGGTCCCCGCCGGCCAGCAGCGGCTCCAGCATCTGGGTCGGATAGGACGCCACGAACACCGCGAAGAGTTTGCCCTCAGATGCGGCCCCCTGCACCAGTCGTATGGAGGAAATGCCACTCAATGGATCCGCTTCAGGTGGCAACCACAAGGGAACCTTCGCATCGAGCAGGCGAGCGCGTACCGCCGGGTCGCCCAGATCCCCAAGGTCAGGCACGATGCGATCAAGCAGGGAGGCAGCGCTTGTCCCCATCATCTGCTGCGCAGCCGCCCCGTCAGGTAGCGGCCCAAGGACGACGAAGCGCCGGTCGGGACTGAAGAGGTAACCCGCCGCTGCCAGTTCCTGGGAATACGTCCCTGACTGGTAGCTCACATCGTCCGCCATCCGCAGGTAGGGACCGAAACGCTCAGCTGGGTAGTCACGGGTGATGTCGCCTATGACAAGTGCAGTCGGGAGGCTGCTGTTACGCTGCAGGACCATGCGTCCGTTGGCATCGGCGAAGCGCTTCATCAGCAGGGGATCCGGCTCCTGCCGCATTGACCACACGTACTCCTCCTGCCGCACACCGATGCGCAGTGCCGCTTCACGTACGGCAAACATCGCCCGCAGTGTTGTCCTGCGCAGCACATACTCGGTATGGCGACCGGCGACATAGTCCTTCACCTGCGATTGCACCATCACCACGGTGACGGCAATCAATACCAACGACGTCACCAGTCCACCAACGTAGAGCAGTAACCGCTGGTGCCTGCTCAGGAGGCTGAGCGGGCTGCCGCCTGATGGAGTTCCGCCCTTTGTACTGGAACCGAGCGAAGGCTCAATTGAGTGTGCTGCCATCTGTCCGTGCCCTGGCCAGGAGTTGCTCCATCATAGATGCCCTCAATGCCGTTCTGACGGTCTCAATGAAGCAGACCGGTGGAGCACATCAGCCACCTCTCGCTCGAACTGGATGCCTGCAGGGAAGCCGGCCCGGTCCTGACTTCGGCGGGCTGCGCCGCCAGCGCCAACGCACCCCCAACGCTGGGAGGAGCGCCAAGCCACCCTCGTTTGATCAGGCGATCTGAAGGATCGGCCAATAAAAAACCCCGCCGAAGCGGGGTTCTTGCCCAACAATGCGGCAGGCCTCAGTCGCCCTGCTGCTTCTGCAGGTGCTCCCAACGCTCCTGCGCATCGATCGTGCGCTCGGCGGTGAGGCGGGCTTCCAGGCGATCCAGGCCAATGTCTTCGCCGGTATCCACGCAGAAACCGTAGTCACCGGCTTCCAGACGCTTCAGCGTGCTGTCGATCTTGCCGATCAGCTTGCGGTAGCGGTCGCGGGTACGCAGTTCCAGCGAATTCTCCGTTTCGCGGGTTGCACGCTCGGCTTCATCGCCGATGTCACGCACTTCCTCACGCAGGTTCTCGATGGTCTGCTTCGATTCCTCGACCAGGTCCGCACGCCAGTTGAGCAGGCGCTGGCGGAAGTACTCCTGCTGCAGCGTGCTCATGTACTCCTCGTCGGCGCTCGGCTTGTAGCCGGCCGGCAGGATCGGACGGCCAGTGGCCTCGTCGATGTTGTATTCGACAACCTTGTACTTGCTGCGCGGCGCCGGAGCGGTCGAACGAGCGGTTACAGCGACTGCCACTTTGCCGACCGGACGAACGGCGACAGGAGCGGTGGATTTGACGGGAGTTTTGACGTTGGATTTCGAAACAGGCACGGGATTCTTGGATTGCGGGGCCTTGGCCGCTGGAGCCGGCTTGGCAGCAACCGGCGCAGGTGCCGGAGCTGGGGCCGTCTTGGCGACTTCGACCGAGACAGACTTGGCCGCCGCCGGCTTTGCAGCTGGCTTCGGTACGGACTTGACCACGGGTTTAACAGGCGTCTTGGGCGTTTTGGCAGCCACTGGTTCGGCCACCTTCTTGACTACTGGCTTGGTGGCCTTGGCAACCGGCGCAGCTGCTTTCTTGGCAA harbors:
- a CDS encoding beta-glucosidase, producing MRQELSGRTMLTLGIAMNVVLFNLAQAEELPQLGTAPLEQVVAALSLQEKVELVTGQGMNFPGLPEDMQAPVVGGIDDKVAGAAGATVAVPRLGIPSLVLADGPAGVRIDPTRKDVPGKTFHATAFPIGSALASAWDPALVRQVGAAIGDEAAAYGIDVMLTPAQNIHRYPLGGRNFEYYSEDPVVSGETAAALVQGLQGRGVGASLKHFAVNNHEWNRNTINAKVDERALREIYLKGFEISARKGQPWTVMSSYNKLNGSYTSESQWLLTDVLRAQWGYQGVVMTDWFGGEDAIAQMRAGNELLMPGTGKQRRSILAAVADSTLSESVLDRNVTRILELILRSRAFRQLPHSDQPDLQAGAQISRSAATQGMVLLKNADTTLPLPAAAKVALLGHASYEVIIGGTGSGDVNEAYSVSLQRGLQNVGFSNASGLDQDYSRYIGEEVAKLPKTEWYLSPPRIAERLVSDEALRRLAQQQDVAVVTIGRGSGEFVDRKDEGDFRLTPAEHALLERTASAFHAQGKKLVVVLNVGGVIETASWNRFADAILLAWQPGQEAGNAIADVLSGAVNPSGKLVDTFALQLSDYPASKGFPGKELLGPDPNDKSLFGQIARAAEVEYSDGIWVGYRHFDTHKVEVAYPFGFGLSYTTFGYSDLQVDASQPGLVRASVKVTNTGKVAGREAAQVYVSAPQGALEKPAQELRAFAKTAELQPGQSQVLQFEIDGKDLASFDASRGRWVADAGTYSLRVGASSRDIRAQQAFQKQQESEYAP
- a CDS encoding carbohydrate porin, whose amino-acid sequence is MSTRGCNGRDIISSRLVLAIVLVLAASVAYAKPAAESAASLADAQASAGSAVPGCRDYDAFVSRGSESPIITTCETLSPELLGLRPKLYDKGWMFMGFYSASETYDLRGQEARPQVYNGQRPSFSGTLATITTYDLSRLGWWGKKSQLTFEANSWRTVYRDAGLNDDAAVTQLSVEQEFADGRVRIQYGYYGMLGQFVGLFLGASTASSALGPSSIIPNLAGMAAFKPVPGMDIRLYSKSGRFYDHFGVARSQSPDGFLADSEANPTGLKWSVEDAKPIYVNEIGYRVASSAGRRMTWIRQGTVYNRTLYIDYRNPDRKGTNRAFYIVADHQLSQPDASTPYRGWYFNLKADHAPAEHNVFSSDYAVTLYSLAPFAKRPGDMVSFGYTRTEVGDDAHRYLGSLGMDPVHFSSTGSVSYALRAFRGIYWVNTLSYTRNPVVTTQHPDAVNLQSQLTFSF
- a CDS encoding TetR/AcrR family transcriptional regulator; amino-acid sequence: MTWAQFQRRWRAQATRIHCAPTAKLECVLPTSTQASPAPKARRRSPKGDKRRQQILDAAMHVFARDGYSNASIAEVATHVGLTLPGLLHHFPSKTDMLLAVLEVRDQRSPRLPHLPQHYTLEDAAAGPPIPWHQVVEQLRLINRANADIPGVIKAFSLLNAESLSEDHPAQAWFHQRSEWMLQYIARSLRQGQEIGEINPAIDPEQIAAELIAMMDGLQLLWLRHPGKIELGRHFEAYLQRLGEALAPR
- a CDS encoding ATP-binding protein encodes the protein MTSLVLIAVTVVMVQSQVKDYVAGRHTEYVLRRTTLRAMFAVREAALRIGVRQEEYVWSMRQEPDPLLMKRFADANGRMVLQRNSSLPTALVIGDITRDYPAERFGPYLRMADDVSYQSGTYSQELAAAGYLFSPDRRFVVLGPLPDGAAAQQMMGTSAASLLDRIVPDLGDLGDPAVRARLLDAKVPLWLPPEADPLSGISSIRLVQGAASEGKLFAVFVASYPTQMLEPLLAGGDPNEASLIVGPTGGLLLGSARKGTTADVLRVASDVPRDELRRLSYRDGYFIVSDEISNSGWRLLHAFSWRTVMAALWPRLVSYIGAVLLMIGFVWTVLLLIDRKVFKPGFARSQRIIESEDLNRTIVTTAPFGLALLSVASGQVMLQNATMLDYAEAARRGDLPLHARFLALFSSDTGGAHGEREFELALEDGSSCDLLVSSVRTKYLGMDVLLCNFKDITLRKKTQHELEQARKLAEDANHAKSAFLATMSHEIRTPLNTILGNLELLERTPLSEDQLQQLRTVASSSSTLLGVINDILDFSKVESGQMSIEAISFDLKALAQQAVEFFVPSARAKGLQLDLSIDDSLAAAYIGDPTRIRQIIYNLLGNAIKFTEQGDVLLEVYLRDEHLADPEVVIGVSDTGIGMTPEQQKLLFQTFSQADSTITRRYGGSGLGLALCRRLADLMSGTISVHSEAGAGSTFLVTLPLPVSEDAPVQLDASAEAKPSEAMASSGLRMLVVDDHPANRQLIRLQLQTLGHGSDQAEDGHEALVLLAENEYDLVMTDLNIPGMDGYTLARKLREQGVGIPIIAITAHVSERDRQRCKDIGIDEVATKPILLDALDKMVRRRLGVGQSSSAHRKEGGLMEGPLPVEVHQALLGSLDDSLRKLHDELAVLDADAAMTDVGRARTGAELHSIRGAFAMIHAREIADDCGHLERLLGEGDFSSLAAGIEALDASSHAVLKQRSPSS
- the dksA gene encoding RNA polymerase-binding protein DksA, giving the protein MAAKKPAKKAVKVAKKTAKPVVKKAVSKPVASKPVAKAAKPAAKKAPASKAVAKKTPVKPAAPASKPVAKKAAVKTVVAKKAAPVAKKAAVKKVTKPVAAPVAKKAAAPVAKATKPVVKKVAEPVAAKTPKTPVKPVVKSVPKPAAKPAAAKSVSVEVAKTAPAPAPAPVAAKPAPAAKAPQSKNPVPVSKSNVKTPVKSTAPVAVRPVGKVAVAVTARSTAPAPRSKYKVVEYNIDEATGRPILPAGYKPSADEEYMSTLQQEYFRQRLLNWRADLVEESKQTIENLREEVRDIGDEAERATRETENSLELRTRDRYRKLIGKIDSTLKRLEAGDYGFCVDTGEDIGLDRLEARLTAERTIDAQERWEHLQKQQGD